The DNA segment ctacgccaccacggtggcAATGAACGACTTGCGGAATATTGCGCACCCCATTCCCTGCAGCAGCCGAACTGCACAATTAGGTTGAAAAACAAGGCATATCCGCGCTATCGGGGATATTGGGCCTCTTCTCAACCAGCTCAGTTAGACCGAGCCACTCCCGTTGCACGAGACAGCGATAAAGCGGCCTAAAACGCTTGCTCTacaccaacccccccccccccccacacacacacacacactcagacGCTTATTATGCTTGAAGGTAAAAATCATGTTGGCGCCAAACTACAACTAATTCCGTGTCTTACATAATGGCGCAACGTTCACATAAGCATCAGTGGTTGGACAATACCTTTCTCGTGCATGTTCAGAAGGCTGTAAGCATTTGCTGTAAACAGTCGCTtcgctgtatatggctagtttccagcagATAGCTGTACGTAGACCAAAAATCTCCGCTCAGCTGGGCGGAGTCACTTTCGTTTCACGAGGCTGTGATAGCACGGGCGAGAACGCGCGCTCTTCAGCACTCGTCAGTCGCTTATTATACCTTAAGGTAAAGAAGAAACATGTTGGCGCCAAGCTACGATAGATAACCCATTCATTGTCTTAGAAAATGGCGCAACGTCCAGAGAAGAATCTTTAATTGGAAAATACCTTTCTCGTACATGCTCATAATATTTTTTGTAAGTGCGCCATTATGGAGTCCATCATCCCAAAGCAACACATGATCAATAAGAAACACCGGGATGAGGCGCTCCGGAATACCTTTAAAAACACGCTCATGAAGAAAACCCCGCGATAATGTTCATAAATTGTGCAATATTATTGGTAAACCTGCACTGTACACATGAGTGTTTGACAAGAATTGGCATCCTGTCACATTTTTTTCGTCGCATATAATGGGTGGTGTCGGAGACAATTTGCAACATTCAAGCCACTTTGATATAACCAGAAGACGGCGACTCTAACTGGCTGCCATGTTTATTTTGAATTTAAGCCATTCTATGGATGAAGTAGGGAGGGTCTTCTGCCGTTTCATGAGCGGCTGTTCGAGTCGCAGCTCTGATCTTTCCTTTTCGACGCCTTGATCACGTAAATCCGGTATTGAGTGTAATCCACGTCGGGAGAGTGCATTTTCGCCGTCTCCTGTGCCAGGTCTATCAGGAACTGCTGCTTCTCGTCTTCCGAGACAACTGCAGTCAAAGGACTCTTCAAGGCACATATATCTGCGATACACGAAGATACAAAAATAATAGCAAAAGCCCCTTTTCCTCGTTTGTACATTGAATTTAATTATAAAAGTTGTTTCAATACATGAACTGACATTACATTAGAGGAGGTGACACAGATCCAATCACATCCCATCCGAGAGGGTCGGCATGCTTCGGGCGTTGGCTGATTTCAGAGGCTGTGTCGAGGTACCGTGCTGGTTCTCAGTGATCTAGGTTCCGCGTTTTTCGGGATAGAGGTAAAGtcagtgttctttttctttcagttTTGGTAGCGGGAACGTCAACTTCAGTGAGCCTTTTGTTATGTCACCTGTCATATTTGGAACCCAAGAATTTGCGCGGTGGTTCGTATACTAGGTGCCATTTTATACCATagcgaaattttaaaaattgcctacCACAGATAGCACAGATATAGACCTGAAGCTGGTTTCTCGAAGAGGAACATTACTTTTACTTGTCCGAAGAAACCAAACGCGAAATTCACTAGTCACCAAAACTTAATTATTTACGTGTTTCAATTAGTTTACGGCACACATTGAAATTACCAATTTAGACAGTGTGTTCTCAGGGCCTATTTGTTTGGAAGAAATTCTGAGGGGAGAGAACCCATTTAGATGTAGGCACCATTACACTAGAGGTAAAATGTAATGTTCCACTCATTCTTTTTACAAAGAACCATTTTTCGCAATTACTCCCAAAAGTATCTGCAAGTCTGAGGCCTTTCATCATAGTTAGGGAAATGAATacctcgaaactgatgtcatcctcagaattcgtttcaCGTCATGCGAATTCATCGGCTGCAATTGTTAAATTATTGTGTGTTGGAAAGTATTTGACACTGAATTCATGAAACTTCGTTAATTATTGGATTATGCTTTTGCATTCCTCCAGCcagtaatgtcggcctcttctAAAGATCAAGTTCAAGTACAAGAGTTGTACTGCCGGCTACATGCATTTTGAAAAAACTTGCGGGTACTTACAGGATCTGAAACTAGGCTTTGTACACGGTTAATAATTTAGCGACCGTCCGTCTTTAAAAGcatgcaataaaactttgaagcCCGTAATTACTATATGACTGTGCAAGGAATCTTGGAATTAAGTGAGGACAGGGAAAATACGGCAGACATAAATTTTGTTGACAACGTACATGCTTACAATACCCTTGAAGATTGTTCGGGGGTATTTTAAGATTAGCTGAGTAACTGATAAAGCTGCGAGGAACATCCGATTGCATTAAAAGATGCTTGCGGGGCTTCCGAGGGCGACTTTCTTGGCATACCTTGTTCGCCACAAATGCCTTAGGAAATATTTAAATAGGTCCGCTAAAATTTGCTTGCCCGCCACAAGTGTCCAACCAAATGTCATTGTAGCCATGAAGTAGCAGATGAAGGCGGATTAGACCTAACCTAAAGCTATTACGCATTTAAATATTGCCGTCGCTTCTGCTTTGGTGCCAGAGGACAACCTTTAGCATAGGAACATACCAGCCAAGAGTTGGAGGCTGTGGTTGTCAAGCATGGTGCACACTGGAAGCTCCAATATGCTCGGCGAAAGTCCAGCTTCTGCTAGAATCCTGGAAATGTATTCCAGACACTCGTCGTAGTTCATGTCTTGCGTCTTCGGTGCTAACTGGTCCACCACCTGGACAGGGGAGTAAGGAGTCGGTAGCCGTGGACTTATGTCATTCTTTCGAATAAGCGTTACTTTAGCCAATTGTATACTCTCTTGCCCAATAGGAGAATTACACGAGGGTGCTGTTTTACGAGAACGAGAGAGGTCCGTGTTATAGATGATGCCTCGTGGGAGTTCAGGACACACCCATCCAAATAAGGGCTGAAGGTTTCGTCTTCAAACAAACATGTGCTGGCTACTTTGTGATTGTGTACCACTTTATCTCCTGTTCATTCAGTTTAGATACTTTGACTTGACACTTCAGCTACCCTCAATACACCTGCCACTGAGAATCCTGGAGTAAGCTACAGTGGCGCCGTGGTGTGCCGTACCGACAAACTGAAATAAATGCGTACTAATCAGCAATATTCAGCTTTACTGGTAAATTAAGCTTCGGTAGTATGAGAAGAAGGTGCTCATCCAGTGGGAGAAGACATGGTGAGCCAGATAAAATTACACTAGGACAAAAGGTAGTTGATGAATGCAACCAAGCTTTTCTGGCGTCATCTCCCTGATTTCATACATTTTGATAGCGTTTCACTCGGTTATAGATAAACGTTGGTTAATTAGGATTTAGAAACAATCTGAAGGATACACATACTAAGGATAACAAGTTTCCGAACATTTCCTGCACCTAAATAGCCCATATACAAGCGCACACTTATGAATATGTTATGTGACGTTTCAGCGCACCTACTTTGCTGCAAACTTCTAAAAGGCGCAAATTTCAAAAAGCCATTACCTGACCTACACCTTCCTTTATAGAAATTTTTCACCAAGAAAAATTAAAAGTACAGCTTCGAAAAAAATGTttcggcaataaaaaaaacagtTGAGCATTGCTCTTTCTAGTACTTTTATTGTACCTGAATTCTGCCGATGTTCCGCGTAGACTTGACGAGGCAATTTACATTACTTTTAAATAACGGGCAGGTTCTTGCCAATAGTTGCTGTAGGCATTAGCGCTTTGGCAACCGTAATGGAATGGTTGTTTCCTATATCATCTGATCTAGTTAACGGTGCAAGAGGTTGTACAACTGTCAAATGAGAAGTATTCGCTAAATCCACGCTGACATTACAATGCATTACGCTGTACAATACTGTCACCACCACTGCAGGCTGTATAGTCAGTCCGAGCTAGGGTAAGGACACTATCGTAAAGCCTCTGCTTCTATCAAAAATCTTACTATGGTATTGTTTCTATTGCTAGGCTGAGTTAACTGAACTCTGACACCAGTGGCACTCGGCACTCACGTGTGAATACTTGCACCAACGTTCCAACTTAACAAGGTTTCGGTTGACGTCGAATAACCGCAGAGACGCGTGGAAAATCAAAAGGCACTCTCCGCCAGGTTTCAGAAGCTTGGCCATGTTCTTCATTGCCTTAGCTTGGTCCCGCACCCACGTGACAGTGTGAAACGAGTACAACCTATCGAAGAGACCATGCTCGTCGATAAACTTGATCACTTCTTCGTCGCTGACAATGTCCAACCTCCTAAACTCAAGCTTGTCGTTTTGATAGTGACTTGCGGCATGCTCCACCATCTCGCTTGacacgtcgacggcgacgataCGGCGGCACGGCAAGCATCGAGGCAGCAGCTCGTCTCGCGTGAGATCTCCGATCCCGCACCCCACGTCGAGGAACTGTTGCGTCTCGTCTGGTTCGTTCCTGAACACTTTCTGGCAAAATTCAAGCATCCACCTGATGTGTTGTCTGGGCATCCGCTTGTCTCCTTCGAATTGGTGTGGCCTGAAGGTGACCACGTTGTGAGAGACACCTTGTGATATTTGCAGAAAGAAGCAGATACGCAATTGTTAACGACGTCTCTTTGCCTCTGACGTGGTGGTTAggattttttttcactttttaaGTATCGGGAGTATTGATTCTCATGTCTGTTTTTAGCCTCTTTCGTAGATCTGTCCAAGAAATAATGCTCTCAAGATATAAGTGTCCACTGGAAATAAGAGCGTCACAACAGTGAGCTAGTTAGGACTGGTGAACCACTTCTAAAAACTCAACAACCTCATCTCAATTAACAGAAAACGTAACACTTGAATATAACGAAAATGCATACAGTTGGACGTTACGGTTTTCAGATTTCCCGGGAAGACATGGGATGGGAAAATTAAAGAGAAAAACAGTAGGTAGCTTGCGCTGGAGGCTCAACGCTAAAGAGCTGACtggcacctagctagtccgggcttttgagctaggctaagcaataccaagtcatccccagcatttcgcggattttattaattattgattgattatcgattagctattgattggctattgattgaatgtcgcaaagtattggccatgtatttgggctaggttaatcactaccaagtcatccacagcactttccggaatttattgatcattgataaattattaattagctattgattagctatcaattggctatcaaTTGATAACTGTTGAACAACCTACATGGCAATGCGAGGGGGGTGGGTCATGTTTTGTTCACTGTGTGGCGATATACTTAATTCAAAGCGTTGGAAATAATAACTGAACCCTCACCATTACGTTATTTTCCCCCGTTATACGAGATTGGTGGTAGGTTTCATCGGTTTCCTCTGTGAGCTAAACAATGCATCTTGTTTAAATTTGGGGAAATTATTGGTTAATGCGTAGGGAACTTCAAGGTGTTTCGCGTAGTTCTGGTGTTCGAAAATAAATTCCGTGATGAAGCTCTCAGAAGCGTTAACATAGAGTTTTACAAGCCACGCAGTATTTAGTCCGCTGGCTTGGCATGAATAGAAATGCCACCAAGATAAAACTTAGTGAAAATGTGAGTAAGGAgcaagggggggggagggggggggctttGCCGATTCATTATGCGAAATGAAGAACTTGTGGACAAAATAGAGCttatgtaaacaaaaaaaaaatacttgagcAAGGGCTCGCAGGCGTTATACGACATGTGTTGCGTTTCGAAGAGTCGCGAATGGCGATTCTACGTTACACCAAGCTTATATATTGTGGCAAGTGGGGGAGGGTAAGGTGGTATTGCTAAGTGTAATGTTAAGCGAAATTGTAATGGTTCTGGCTTAATAAGGAGCGCTGCAAATCAATAATGAACCTTTGCTTTTTAGGCATTTTTATTCCTGATACGAGGTTCGCAGTACGTTTTCGCAGTGTCCTTGGTCAACTAAACTACGAACCTTTTTTTACCTTTGGTTAAAAGTAAGGGCCAGGATTGACCTagatgtttatctaggtcaattactcacaggggaccctgatcatgagaaagaaatttacagaagaataaaattgggttggagtgcatacggcaggcattgccaaatcctgactgggagcttaccactgtcgttgaaagaaaagtgtacaatcattgcattctaccggtgctaacatatggggcagaaacttggaggttaacaaagaagctcgagaacaagttaaggaccgcacaaagagcgatggaacgaaaaatcttaggagtaacgttaagagacaggaagagagcggtgtggatcagagaacaaacgggggtagaggatattctagttgacattaagcggaagaaatggagctgggcaggccatgtaatgcgtaggatggataaccggtggaccattagggttacagaatggataccaagagaagggaagcgcagtcgaggacggcagaaagtcaggtgggatgatgaagttaggaaattcgcaggcgcaagttggaatacgctagcgcaagacaagggtaattggagatcgcagggagaggcctttgtcctgcagtggacataaaatataggctgatgatgatgatgatgatgaagggcCAGGATATGGGTGTTGCGTAGAGAAAGCTGAAAGTTGATGTCTTAGATGCGgtctttgcaataaattacgtgtGCAAGCGCTTTGCAAAATTATGCTTGCATTTTACGAGCGCCGCATAAGTTAGGCAGTTGCCCTGACAGAACTATAAGTTCCACCGTGATCAAATTTATAGGAAGTAGGGGAATGCTATGTGAGAAGTTAGATATCTGTTGAGCCAATACAGCCTTTGCAAAAAAAACGCTGGACAGAACTGTCCGAAAAGGTCATACAACGTTATAGCGCTCGTTTATCAATGTCCCGAGAGAACTCTACGATACACCAAGTTTACATTTGGTGGAAATGATCGACCACGATATGTGTAATCTCTGCCAAAACTTTAACGTTCAGGACCTAACGCAATAGTTGCAAATAATGACGAATCCttagttttctctctcttttgttaTTTGCGATGGTTTGTAGTACGTTCCAGCGCTTTGGCAAAATATGGAGTTTGACAATATATGGGGtgtcttttttttactttgaacAAAAATATTAGGAGTGGCCTTTGGCAAGTAGCGTAATTGCagtctttgagctggattactcgaagcgaCGGACATAACATGAGCACGAAATCGGGGTGCATACTCGCTAATTGACAAAGAAAATCACTAATTCAGTTCTAAACCAATTACTTTAGTGCAcctgcaatttgcgaattgtagccggtgagtatGCAAGACATaaccacttgcaacgaattctgaGTATGGTGCCCGTTTGGAGATACACATACAAATATGCGTTGAATATTTCAGAAAGCCTCATAAATCTAACAATTTCACGAAAGGTGTATAATTGAAATTTACCCGCTTTCAATGCTAAACCGTCTACAGTTTACTGAACTGCGATATATGTCTTGGATGCAAAGTTAGAGATTTGTAAATATTCTGCTTCAATTTGACCACAGACGCCGCTTAAACGCAGTTCGAAACAATTTATAAATGTGTTCCGTTTATCCGAAGTTGCGTTTAAGCGCAGGGCACACAAATCAGTgtcaatgtttcttttttttttcaggcgtgCGAGTGTGCTGACATCaccatggtgaaaaaaaaaagagtttacTAGACTCTGCATTAACTAATGTAGCCTCTTTTGTGCGAGATTGTGTTTATGTGTGAAAGGAATCCAAATAATTCTGCACAGTTGTCGCATTTGAAATAGCACTGCTGACTTTGAATATGAAAGTACTAAGCCCCAAGTtttcaaaaatgtcacagtttcgccctaagggcgaagcaatgaatgcgatagcaacacagcaatgtcatacgaagtaaggtgagcggctttggtatcaatatgaattgtagtaaacatgagcttagtaagtaagcaggtgcgctgcggcgtaagtagaccgacatgaagagagaatcgatgaccacgagaaggcgcgtgtgaaacggtggtgttgatgagaagcgcttcccgtgggcagcgcgtgcgaagggacacacctgtagcgctgcactgccgatccgggcagcattgcatgtgtagcgtgcgttggaaaatgtggcccgactattactaactgaatgaacaagcgtagtgtgagcgcgcacaaacaaacatgaatagatcacattgaatgactgcagacaacgactgtcaaaacgctagcagcaagcgcatacgccgcagcgggcgaagctacgtgcggtctatcgcttcaacggaaactgagcggcgaatgcacagcgcatacaaagatcagagccgtgtggagataagagacggtgcgggcgagcgacgagcgcggttgttggcagagtagaagtacgccccccccccccccccccgctccctccggcgctggtttcccgcttccctgcttgcgcgtgggagattgagtgcgttcgctctccgtgatagcgcgcttcccCGCACGCTTCCGATCGGGCATACTGCGCgaagcgaagattttatctatacggaaccacacggcgacggcgacgccgacggcagaaatccggttgaagtgtccatataattgctagcgcaataaaaacTAGCAGCAAAAAAAACATATCACTATTATTGTTTCGTAGGAAGGTACACCCGAAAGGTTCTCAACTTtgtattcatttctttttttttccctgttccTTTGAGAGTGGTGATACCTACCTTGGGCAGTAGCATCGGGGTGCGACATCACGCTTCTAGGTTATATTCACTTTTCAGGCGGCTTTGTGAACCTATTGGCTGCAGTGTGGTGAAATACTGGCGCCTGGAAGAGCTCTACTGAGCTGAGCGTGAGGAAATCGCTGTTCGCTTCAGCTCGAAGAGTACTTTATGCCTGTAATATAGTGGTACCATCGCTCAGTTATTTCCTGTCCTTTCAATCTGTGAGCAGGAGATGAACCGTAGTTCTTTTACGTCTGAGGGCAAGCACAAGTTGCGCTAAACAGCTGCTGTGACAAGCCCAGCGAAGCTCGCATTTGCCCAGCAgctgttctgttttctttttttacagggGAGGTTTCTGCGCGTGTTTGACCTACATAAAATTACGCGTGTGCATTGaatgatttcatttttttaactGCTAAACTTGACTTTTTACACATCCTGTgtagtttctttttatttttattctgtaGCTTTTACTCTTGCGgggacatttttttcttctaccgAGAAGCAAAGATTAGCGACCTTATACGAAACAGTGCCTGAAGGGGGTACTGACATGAAATTTTATGCTTTATATTCTTGCACTAATGAAGGCCCTAGAGCTTTAAACCATAGAAAATATAGTTACGAACTTCAGAGCGCCGCAAATAACTTATCATTGCTAGCAGATTTACCAGTGTCGGTATCGTTTCCCACGAGGATATGTGTCGCGACGTCAGGACAGAGTATGTGGTCACGGGGACGCAGAAAATTGCTACGTCAAGAAACTCGCTACGGCTCGCTTAGACGTCCGCTATACTACCACATCGCTCCTCATAATGGGTAGCAGCATACGAGGCGACCGACCGAGCCGGAACCCGTGTCAAAACGTTGCGACGTCCTGCTCTCACATACTGCGGCGTGACGTCAGGACACAGTGTCTTCCTTGAAACGAAACCGACACTGATCGTAGAAAAACTGTTATAATAAAGTATTCGCCAAACATTCACTCCCCTTCCCTTGTCGTAAGACAGCCATGTGGGCCTGGAATCGCACCACAAAGGGCAAAGAAAAAGAATACTTTACTTTTCCCACCCTTACCGCAGTGCATCGGTCTCATATCCTTGCTGCTATGTGCATTGGCGAAATGGATGCGCTCACCCCTGTGCTATCCTGCAAAGTTCCCTCTTAGTAGCTGCTGTTGCGTATAGAATATGTGGCTTATACCCACTATGAGGGGTTGCCCGAGAAATGGGGGTGATATTCAAAGATATGCTGAAAAAATttggcgtagcttgcactggagtagcaatgctaaacagacagcggagctgatgggctcCTAACTAGGCCTGGCTTTTGGACTCGGCTAAGcataccaagtcatctccagaattttccggaatttattgattattgattgattattgattatctattgattggctaccgattggctatcgcaaggtattggctacgtacttgggttaggctaagcactaccaattcatcGCCAGAATTTTCCGAAATATATTGATGTTTGATCAATCATcaattagttattgattggctatcgattggctatcgcaaggtaatagctacgtatttgggctaggctaagcactaccaagtcagctgaagcattttccggaatttattgattatttatcgttgagaaagaaatttacagaagaataaaattatgcTGGAGTGCACATGGCATCCATTgccaaatccagactgggagcttaccactgtcgttgaaaagaa comes from the Dermacentor silvarum isolate Dsil-2018 chromosome 9, BIME_Dsil_1.4, whole genome shotgun sequence genome and includes:
- the LOC119464832 gene encoding juvenile hormone acid O-methyltransferase-like isoform X2; this translates as MSHPDATAQGVSHNVVTFRPHQFEGDKRMPRQHIRWMLEFCQKVFRNEPDETQQFLDVGCGIGDLTRDELLPRCLPCRRIVAVDVSSEMVEHAASHYQNDKLEFRRLDIVSDEEVVDQLAPKTQDMNYDECLEYISRILAEAGLSPSILELPVCTMLDNHSLQLLADICALKSPLTAVVSEDEKQQFLIDLAQETAKMHSPDVDYTQYRIYVIKASKRKDQSCDSNSRS
- the LOC119464832 gene encoding juvenile hormone acid O-methyltransferase-like isoform X1; amino-acid sequence: MSHPDATAQGVSHNVVTFRPHQFEGDKRMPRQHIRWMLEFCQKVFRNEPDETQQFLDVGCGIGDLTRDELLPRCLPCRRIVAVDVSSEMVEHAASHYQNDKLEFRRLDIVSDEEVIKFIDEHGLFDRLYSFHTVTWVRDQAKAMKNMAKLLKPGGECLLIFHASLRLFDVNRNLVKLERWCKYSHVVDQLAPKTQDMNYDECLEYISRILAEAGLSPSILELPVCTMLDNHSLQLLADICALKSPLTAVVSEDEKQQFLIDLAQETAKMHSPDVDYTQYRIYVIKASKRKDQSCDSNSRS